DNA sequence from the Manihot esculenta cultivar AM560-2 chromosome 11, M.esculenta_v8, whole genome shotgun sequence genome:
gtttacccgggagatcttggggatcccggtcttttttatttttccgggagatcttggagattccagtcttcttttttttttttttttttttttttttttttttttccgggagatcttggggatcccgttcttttttgtttacccgggagatcttgggaatcccggtcttctttgtttacccgggagatcttggggatcccggtctttattttcccgggagatcttggggatcccggtcttttttgtctacccgggagatcttggggatcccggtcttttttgtttacccgggagatcttggggatcccggtcttctttgtttacccgggagatcttggggatcccggtcttctttgtttacccgggagatcttggggatcccggtcttttttgtttttccgggagatcttggggatctcggtctttttgtttacccgggcgatcttggggatcccggtcttttttgtttacccgggagatcttggggatccagtcttttttatttttccgggagatcttggagattccggtctttttttttttttttttttttttttttttttcccgggagatcttggggatcccgttcttttttgtttacccgggagatcttgggaatcccggtcttctttgtttacccgggagatcttggggatcccggtctttattttcccgggagatcttggggatcccggtctttattttcccgggagatcttggagatcccggtcttttttgtctacccgggagatcttggggatcccgatcttttttgtttacccgggagatcttggggatcccggtcttctttgtttacccgggagatcttggggatcccggtctttgttttcccgggagatcttggggatcccggtcttctttgtttacccgggagatcttggggatcccggtcttttttgttttttcgggagatcttggggatcccggtctttttgtttacccgggagatcttggggatcccggtcttttttgttttcccgggagatcttggggatcccggtcttttttgtctacccgggagatcttggggatcccggtcttttttgtttacccgggagatcttggggatcccggtcttttttgtttttccaggagatcttggggatcccggtctttttgtttacccgggagatcttggggatcccggtcttcatccgggagatcttggggatcccggacTTCTGAAAGATTCaggatttttctgcaaaataagagcttgcacagagcgtatataacgaggatgctcgttgttaattcaataatattcatcaataaataatatttcgcACATGTTACTTAGTTTCATACTTCAGATGAACAATTTACAAAATACTATGCTTTAATCATGTAAAATATTGTGAACAGTGTAAGTATTACTTGCACTTTATAATTCTGTAATCTGTAAAACAATAAATGAAGGTAGTGTAAAGGGCTCTTGATTTTGAGGTTTGTCTAGTGGTGATgatgataaataattaattgcttGCAGTAGTTGTGGATCGTGCATAagctaattttaataaatcatttataatGGCATTGTTGTAATATTTATAAAGTATTTGGGTACTTACCTCCCAGTGATCAAGAGCCACGCCGACCGCTTTTGCATGGATTGTATGGGCGCGTCACTTTACTCTGATCCCACCAAACTCAATCttgaaaaattgataattttggtgTTTGGCCGACCTGCTGTAGTCCGAACTCCTCACTCGTGTTCTTCTGCAGTTTTCCATCGACCTTTATTTCAAGTTATTCCATCGACTTATTTTTCATCATTTGTTGTGCGGTCCGACCTCGTCTATTTGCTGTTCAGAGCTGTCTAATTTATCCCACCTGCTTGATTTTTCCTCGCGAAtctcctttctctttttttttttattttttattttttcctttttttttttttttttttttttttattaatatatatatatatatataaatgtatatgTATTATTGGGAAACAAAAAAGGCAAACAGAGAAGGACACTTGTCTTTCCGTTAGGCCCTATCCCATTATAAGAAACCAATTTAGGCGTTCACCTTCCTCATCTCACTTTCCTTTCTCTGTTTGGTTTCctgaaaacataaaaatgcCTTCCCAGTACTTGCTGGTATTATTTCTTGCGGTGGTGCTACTCACTATCCACTCTCTCGCCCAATATAAGCCACCATTTTAATCAAGGCATCTGCAGGTGGACGGCGAAGGAATTCGCAGCCGTCATTCAGCGGCATCACTATCAGCAGGTCGGCGGCGAAGCTACCCGCAGTTGGGCTGCCTGGGATTAGATCTTTGCTGGAGTAAAACTTATAAGTTCAAAGAAATTGATCTGATTTTGTTGTTAGGAGAAGAATTCGACGGCTACAGTTGAATCTGGTCACTCCAGAGGAACGCCGGTGAAGGAGTGGCGGTGGTGATCATAGCGGAAAAGACAGATGCCGAACTGAACGATGGCGAACTTCCCGGCGGAATCTTTGGCTTTGAGGTACCGAACATCGAATCGGTCGAATTCGAAGGACTCGCCCCATGGAGCTCTAGTGATGCCATTCATCTCAAGATCGATGGCGACGAGATCGGAAGCACTGGCATCATTCGTTTCCGCGCCGACCTACATGGTCACATTGCTACATGGATGCGCCGACCTCACTCGTTGGAGCTCGACTAGACCAGCGCCTTCCTCCTCAGGTCGGCGCATCTTTGGCACCATCACGTTTGCCTGTCTAGCCCATTTCAGCGTCGCGCCGACCTCATGCATTTCGCCGTCTTCAGGCTGGCCAACACGCATAACCCGAATCTCTTCTTTGATCAGTTTGGGCATCTGATAATTTTGTGTTGTCTCCCTGTCGCCCCGATGTTTTCCATCTGTCCTGAAATGCGAGTCCAACCTCAAACACGGCTTCGACCTCGACCATGAATCTAATTTCGAGCATGGCTCCGACCTCAATGAGCAATCTATCGCTGTGGTCGTCGGATTTGCCGAGTTCCTTTCTGGCTTGCTAAACACGGCTCCCACCTCCTTTTTTCTCGTGGACTCCTCCTTTTTAACTTGTTACCTGGGACTTCACAATAGAATCCAACCTCTGCACTATGTGTACTGTTGATCTCATAGtttcaacaaatatatatattactcattctttttttttttttttttttttttcacggactcctcttctctttctctcgccttcttcttctctttctcttttctttttttttttttttatacagcAGACCTCAGAATTCCAACAAATACATATATTCCTCacccttttttccttttacagaaaatattcaccagacttcaaagaaaaatcagccgtaataaaatctaataaatattaaaataaattatctggaagaccatcaaaatattctttagcacaatgaacctttcttttcagctgggttatctGCTCAAACTTTTGTaccttatgtggatctcaatgggtggatctgaaaacttttgagatagtaaaatctctttcgtttcccacagacggcgccatttgataaatattttcctcttcctggtccatgatagatctggttttcttctgggtcccttcttgttgggctccctgatgggtttctccatgttctacctggtgaaaggacctgtaaaataagaaagaatggtcaggggcctaccggggatgccccggcagaggccctccgacgctcaagtcagattttatggctcagagtagtatattgaGGCAAGGGTTGCAGatagaataaaaatggtgtccaggaagaagaaggaagaagtaGTCAGTGTCCCTCTGCgtggcctctaccgtgatatatatatctgtctctctgccacaatgctagctgtcttttGCCGTCTAgctagctccgtatgtacggatgtgtcaggcgcctgctccatgcgtaacggcaattgattctcctctgatacgcatgcggaaggacctgccagtggggcatcttggtcattttcccctttctgGGCTgagttgaatggtagggctgaagttgagcctggtgaaggcctgattactgggccgagaggtttgggccggcttgattgaggagtctaggcggagtccggccctgtgtctgagcgggctggacctggctctcgaggggaatattgaagccttcgggttatggactgttttcatgggcctggcctttagaccggggtgaagaaatccagtgatcatcaaattcaaataataaaaatctataACAAAGTCTGATAGAACTTCTAAATGGGTTGGACAATAAAAGGAAGATGATTATGTGAAATATCTCAATTTACCCTTTccctttatttaaaattaaaaaattcataagattaaaaaaaatcaatttgataATATATGAACACactaattcataaattttttaacatatattaaaaatgcatttaaaatttaaggtaATAAATTTTTACTTAACTAGTAAGAGGCCATAGTAAAAAACCTCATGCATTGCATTGTGTTATGTATCATGCATAGAACTTAATAACCGAAAAGGCATCCGTTTCAAAGACAACATCATGCAGACATAATATCGCAAGTGGAGTCAAAACTCCTGCTATAGAAGTACAAAGTACATTGAGAAATATCGTACCAGAAGAAAACCAATAATCTTTGACCAATTAACCAGGCCAGCACCTTGATCATTTAAAAGTACTATCGCATCTACATTATCAATAATCTTTGATCAACTAACCAAGGCCAGCACCTTGATCATTCAAAAGTACCATATTAATGGCACTGGTGGTCTCCACGTAATTGAGAAGGAAGTAGGTATGCAAAGTAGGTTGTCATGATGTTGGGCAAATTGACACTCTTGCAGAGAATCTATAACAAAACTATATACATGCTGATATGGAGTAGCTTAGACTCCCAGATTATACTAGGATTCCGCCAAAGTCCCAAAGAAAGCATGGAAGACTGGACTacatctacctcaataccatgtTGTAAGAGCTCACAAAGCCAAGAATGGATGGCTTTGAAAGAATGTAGTGGGAGACATGGAAAAAATATGTTAGAAATAATAACATtcacttaaaatttaattgaagtagtttttaaaatttgattgtttatttcttttcataaaattaaatactataatttaataattgtatAGTTGTAACTATCaaattaatttgttattttttttattataaatagactTATTAAATTCAATAATGTAATGCAATCAATATGTAGCATATGCATAATTAATATGTTCAtttctcctttatttttttatttgttttttttaattttttatattttaatctttaaatatgtttaatttttaaatttattttaatttcttaaactAAATTCTTTaaatcaataattatttttgtcAACTCAAAATAAATCCTTTTTAAATGCAACAAAATAAATGCAGAGCATACTCCTCCGGGCCTTTACAAACAGAACATCAGAAAGGCACATCAACTTTCTTTTAAGAGCAACAGATTGCACCTTGCGGGAAGAACACAAGCGCCCTGCAAAATTCAAAAACCTTATGAGGGACTGGAACATTGCAAATTTAACATCCCAATGATTAAAAGTTGCATTAATACAATCTAAGTTTTGATGAGGGATGCTACATTCATGTGCTCCAAATCCAAAGGAGCCAAAGTTGAAATACTTGGATTACTAGCATAAGGTAGCCAAGGGTGATTCCACAGACAGATAATCAATCACTAATATGATGGCCCGCTACCACCACATTCTTCACTTTCCAAATACTCtttcaatataaaaaatcatatataaattataataataaagatcATAAATTACCtttattatgaatatattaattaataatattattaaatataaaaaaataatttaaaaataaaaataaaatatattaagtatGCAACTTGatacaaatatataattttaagagtATCAATTTACATATCTATAGAAACTTAAATATGTCACTtggttaattttttcataatctaTTTTACAcccaattttatatatataaatatagttaaactttaaaaaaaagtaaaatttaaaaattacttagCTTAAATCAtgtgactaattaataaaactgGAAGAATTAATATGAACGCCAACCATGTTTAGCTAGCAtagccaaaactcatgcaaatgATGAATAACTCTTTGATCTTTATGTGCACATAAGCCTTCCCAACTTAACCGGCTATTCCATCAATTTGAAAAGAAGAACAACAATAAAAACACTTATGGCAGAACTGGGCAATAGATTTGAGAAGCACCTCCTTACTAGCATGGGAGAGATACCCATTTTTCAACTCTGCAAAAGACAACAAACCTTATCAACAACAAACTGAAAAATTTATATCTTCCTCCTCCCAATCAAAGATGATAAACCAAGATGGGTGCCAAGAGTGAAACAATCAACTAAGAGCACATataatattgaattaaaatattattgtgcCGAGGAACTAATATTTTGGCTAAAAAGTGTGGAGAATTTTTGGAAATTAACCTTTTGTCTGGGAGCAGTTGCATATGAAGATAAACACTCTTAGATAACAGATACCTCAGTAGAGTTAGCTTGGCAAAAAAATAACTGTcatatgtaaagaaaagttgTGACACCATTGGAGCATGTGTAGAAGATACAATGCAAGAGTCCAGCAGCAACCTTAGTGATAAATGTAGCAGACAATCCTTCAGCATAAATAATATGAGATTGAGTAATGAACCGAGGAAATGTAGTGCATAATGGAGCGCACCCATTGATCACAAAAGCCCAATTTAAGAGGCTTACTTTCCAAGAAAGCCCTATTATGTCATATGTTTTGCTCATATCTATTTTTAAAGCCTTAAATCCCTTTGTTCCTTTAGTTTTGCGTTTTAGATAATGGTGGATTTCAAAAGCAATCAAAATGTTATCCATGATACATCCACCTAGGACAATACAATTTTAGATTTAGAGACAACAGAACTTGAACACTTTTTTCAACCGATTAAGGATCACTTCAGCAACCACGTTACATGATTTTGCTAAAATTTAAGTAAGGGTTAATGAAAAAAGCCCTCTTTAAGAGATGAAACAATCCTTCAAACACTAACATTGAGCCACCAATCTAATGATCAGGTACTTGCTTGTGATTGTAATTCAAAAGAACCCTTTTTCTCACTCATCCAGACCACAAAGAGCCCAAGAAAACAAAATCCTTTCTTATATAGTACTGAAATCCTGCCCCTCTGAGCTGGAGAACAAAGATTCAGAACAAAAGTACATTTCCATGGTTACACATAGAATACAAGGCTTCTACACATTACAATACAAGGCTTAGCTATCAGGGAAAGAGAGGAACCAAAATAAACCTCTAAAAACAACTAGACAAATACAGGTAAGAGTCTACAGTTTGAGACCTGATACTGCGTTTTCAGCTACCTTGGTAATCAAGCAGTGAAACAAATCTTTAGCATAACCAAGGGGGCACAATGCACCAACCAGCCTACTTCTGATCATCTACATTACATTTCTCTGCCTCACTCAGATTTTCACTACTCTAAGCCTCTTTGATTTTTCACTGCAGCCAAACATCTAATAGTCTAATCTAAGGTTTATTTGCTCAATGTACAAAAAGAACAAACCAGCTGACAGAAtagaaaacagaaaatagagaaCATACAGCTCCCAGCTACAATGCTACTTTCCTAAATAATAATCAAACAAATAGGGCAATCAAAACGAATTTTCTGGTGCTGTTGGTAGTGATTTGTTGATTTCAGCCATAGTGTTCATGGGCTTAACaaccttctttctcatctctatGACCTTCCTGTGGGAGTTGGAGTGCAATGACGGAACAAACGTTGGACTTGCAGCAGGTCGGTACTCTGGGAAGAGACGGCCAGACCTGTAACGAACCCCACAAGCATTGCAAAGCGTTTTTGGCCCCATTGGCCCCTCTCTCCATTGTGGAGTCTTGGTCACCTCACAGTGTGAGCATTTTCTGATTTCAACTGGTTGTTGTGAGGAGGGTTTCACCATCTCTACAGTACAAGACAGCAGCAtcagattttttttcttctgttttttctTTGCAAGGTTCAACATTTTCTCATCGTGATGGGACTCTGATTCTGATTCAGAAGAACCCAATTGTTTTGGAGCATTTGAAGGGGAGATGAATGGAAATGTGCGTTGCTGCAGCCGTGGGCGCTTGCTTCGAGGGCGCTTCACTGGGATGACAAATTTGGGGTGATAGACCACTGCATTTTCAGCTGAGGAAGAACTGCTGCTGCTTTCAaggacagaaactggactggaGGTCCAGCACACGTGTGAACATTTAACCTCTGAAGAGTCATAATTAAGGGGAATGCTTCTGCTAGAGGATGCTTCAGCAGTCTGCCACTGTTTTTGCTGAGAAGATTCATGACACTGAGCAACAAATAAAAGGTCAATTAGCTGAT
Encoded proteins:
- the LOC110626916 gene encoding GATA transcription factor 11; the protein is MNGSWFFDENFNGVPDDFFDDAIKYFDFPLEDVEPNDAVEHWETRFQPLVPAPSNVFAGLTAGLCGENDNDTLKIKNTSSILCHESSQQKQWQTAEASSSRSIPLNYDSSEVKCSHVCWTSSPVSVLESSSSSSSAENAVVYHPKFVIPVKRPRSKRPRLQQRTFPFISPSNAPKQLGSSESESESHHDEKMLNLAKKKQKKKNLMLLSCTVEMVKPSSQQPVEIRKCSHCEVTKTPQWREGPMGPKTLCNACGVRYRSGRLFPEYRPAASPTFVPSLHSNSHRKVIEMRKKVVKPMNTMAEINKSLPTAPENSF